A window of Mucilaginibacter paludis DSM 18603 contains these coding sequences:
- a CDS encoding HEPN domain-containing protein, translated as MNVINFSGGRLILNISGMDTDGLTVSNISMGSENLTESLYKRLLQAEREKGQTLKEAIDKKFPLEEIVSDYYMSEEQSKEMSALIELLAQKFDLTHVFCFAHKGTITNNFSKFGEFSSYIDLHFFFLFITKGSERVEHEIQDYINSHYKSFKVTAISHSLENVRLAVAQGSRFFIAACLGGLEMYHDKLNHLDVVFPTLNPANTLQKAEKRFHDHIKMSTGFLYSAVNCIRIEEYPENGVFLLHQAVEQACIALIKVHMGYRIDLHNLTRLLNLCKCFSDKPAELFLAEDEESVRLFKILRESYGDTRYAENFRVDKNIAIKILERVDAFVNLAENLCLDWINALRTKVGEAAIGNVYTVNEEKD; from the coding sequence ATGAATGTTATTAATTTTTCAGGTGGAAGACTGATATTGAATATTTCCGGAATGGATACTGACGGCCTGACCGTCTCCAATATTAGCATGGGTTCAGAAAACCTTACTGAATCTTTATACAAACGGCTGCTACAGGCAGAACGTGAGAAAGGACAAACGCTTAAAGAAGCCATAGATAAAAAATTCCCATTAGAGGAAATTGTCTCCGACTACTACATGTCGGAAGAACAATCTAAAGAGATGTCTGCGTTAATTGAGTTACTCGCTCAAAAATTTGATCTAACGCATGTTTTTTGCTTTGCCCATAAAGGGACAATAACTAACAACTTCAGCAAGTTCGGAGAGTTTTCCTCTTACATTGACCTGCATTTCTTTTTTCTATTTATTACCAAAGGCAGCGAACGAGTAGAACACGAAATACAAGATTACATCAACTCACATTATAAGAGCTTTAAGGTAACAGCTATATCGCACAGCCTTGAAAATGTTCGTCTGGCCGTGGCGCAAGGCAGCAGATTCTTCATTGCAGCATGTTTAGGCGGTTTGGAAATGTACCATGATAAGCTTAACCACCTTGACGTAGTGTTTCCAACGCTAAACCCAGCTAATACACTTCAGAAAGCGGAAAAACGTTTTCATGACCACATAAAAATGTCAACCGGATTTTTATATAGCGCGGTTAATTGTATTCGTATTGAGGAATACCCTGAAAACGGTGTTTTTTTGCTTCATCAGGCGGTTGAACAAGCCTGTATCGCACTTATTAAAGTTCACATGGGTTACCGGATCGATTTGCATAACCTAACCCGTCTTTTAAACCTCTGTAAATGTTTCTCTGATAAACCCGCAGAACTATTTTTAGCGGAAGATGAAGAATCCGTCAGGTTATTTAAAATACTTCGCGAAAGCTACGGAGACACTCGTTATGCGGAGAACTTCAGAGTTGACAAGAATATTGCTATTAAAATATTGGAACGGGTTGATGCCTTTGTGAATTTAGCCGAAAACCTTTGTCTTGATTGGATTAATGCCTTACGCACAAAAGTTGGCGAGGCTGCAATCGGAAATGTTTATACCGTAAATGAGGAAAAGGATTAA
- a CDS encoding helix-turn-helix domain-containing protein, producing the protein METSAKPSNNHIGRKIGRIRELRGIKQEVLAAELGVSQQTVSRMEQSETIEDDVLEKVAKILGVSKEAIDNFSEDAVVNYFNNTFHGSNHGPFYHCTFNPLDKLLEMVEENKKLYERLLASEKEKLDLLKDKK; encoded by the coding sequence ATGGAAACATCTGCTAAACCATCAAATAATCATATAGGTAGGAAAATCGGTCGTATCCGTGAACTACGCGGTATTAAACAAGAAGTGCTTGCTGCTGAATTAGGCGTGAGTCAACAAACTGTTTCGCGCATGGAGCAAAGCGAAACCATTGAAGATGATGTTTTAGAAAAGGTTGCTAAAATTTTAGGTGTTTCTAAAGAAGCTATTGATAATTTTTCCGAAGACGCTGTGGTCAATTATTTTAATAATACTTTTCATGGTAGCAATCATGGCCCTTTTTATCATTGCACTTTTAATCCATTGGATAAATTATTGGAAATGGTAGAGGAAAATAAAAAGCTATACGAACGTTTGTTAGCCAGCGAGAAGGAGAAACTTGATTTATTAAAAGATAAGAAATAA